The DNA window CGTCCACATCCTCGATGACCGCGACCGAGGGGCGGGGGGCGTTGGCCATATAGCGGTAATAGTCCATCCGGCGGCTGCGGATGATGTCGCCCCCCTCGTCCGAGGGAAGTCGCGCGGCGATGCGTGCGGTGCGGGCGAAGCCCACGACGGCGCCGCCCTGCGGGTCGGAACACAGCACCGTGCCGCGGGTGAAAGCGTCGAAACCCCGCCGGCCATGGGCGACCTCGATGGCGTTGCAGACGGTGGGCGTATCGACGGATTGCAGCCGTTTCAGCAGATCCGGGGTCATGTCTCCTCCAGCCAGCGCGCCAGCGCCGCGTTCGTTTCGTCGGGTTTCTCCAGCACCGGCAGATGGCCGGCATCCTCGAGAACCACCAGCCGCGATCCGGGGATCAGCTCGTGCATCAGCTGGTGCCGTTCGACCGGACACAGCCGGTCCTGCTGCCCGCAGAGGATCAGGGTCGGCACCCGCACCCCGCGCAGGACATCCTGCCTGTCGGGGCGGTCGCGCAGGGCGCGCGACTGGCGCAGAAACACATCCGGGCCAAGATCCATCGCCATCTGCAGGCAAAGATCGCGGATCGCGGCATCTTCGACGCCTTCGGGCAGGTAGTTCGGGATCATCTGCCCGGCCATCACCTCGCGCAGCCGGCCGGCCTGCACAAGGTCCATCTGGGGGCCGCGCCCTGCCTTCACCTGCGCCAGTTCGGCGCGTGGGTTCGTATCCAGCAGCGCCAGTGCCGCGATGCGGTCGGGGGCCTGCGCCAGCACCTCCATCGCGACGATCCCGCCCATCGACAGCCCCGCCAGCGCGAAACGCGGCGGCGCATGGGCCAGCACCTCGGCCGCAAGCGCAAGGGTCGTGTCGTGGTTGGTGATCGGCGCCAGATGGACCGCGCGCGCGCCGCCGAACGCCGCGATCTGCGGCGCAAACAGCCGCGCGTCGCACATCATGCCCGGCAGCAGGACCAGGGGGGTCATGTCACACCTCGCCGGTCTGCATCAGGATCTGTTTCCAGATGGCGACCTCATCGTAAAGCACGTATTCCCGGCGCAGGCCCCACGGTCCGAATTCCGCGTGTGCCATCCCCATGATGTGCACGCGCTTGCCCGTGGGTACGCCGAAGGCGCCCCATCCGTCATGGGTGCCGTCCAGCGACCAGCGGATGGCCGCGCGCGGCGGCATCAGCGGATCGTCGCGGCCGATGGTGTGATGGATCGTGAAATCGGCATGGGGAAAGCTGGCGCGCAGGCCCAGCCAGAATTCGTCCACGCCGCCATGGCTGTGCATGGTCGCGCCGCCCGGATACTCGCCGATCACGGCGCGGTCGTATTCGGCCGGGATGACGGTGAAATCGGCGCGCATGATCCGCGACAGGATGTCGGCGTAACGCGCGCCCCATTCGTTGTCGTTGCCCGTGCCGGTATAGGGGCCGGCCACGTCGTTTTCCGGCAGATAGGGCTGGACGCAGTTTTCCGGCCCGCCCTCTCGCGCGATCAGGTCGCGGGCGAAATCCTTCGGCTGCCAGCCAAGCTGGCGGACGATGGCGCCCTGGTCGCGGATCAGCCATTCATCGGTGATCCGGTTGGCCTGGGCGAAACAGTCGGCGATGATGCGATAGATCAGCCTTTTTCCGGTCGGCTGGCCATAGACGCCCGGGCGAGCATGGGTCGCGGTCGAGCGCAGGCGGTGCGAGGACAGCAGCCCGTCATCGTTGCCCTCGCACCAGATCACGTCCTCGGCCAGAAGGGTGCGGTCGGGAAACTCGGCCAAGGTCGCCATGGTGGCCGCCACGACATTGCGGTTGCCCACCACGATCGAGGCGGGCGAGCGGACGGGCATGTTTTCGCCGTAATAATGGTCCAGCGTGGCGATGCCGCGATCTTCCCAGATCTCTTTCGTGATCCCGATGATGTAGCCCGGAAAATCCTTCCATTTCGGATCGAAGTCCTTCATGTCCTTATACCTTCGGCGTTCGTGCCGAGCCGCGGATCATCAGCGAGCCGGCGATGTGAAACTTGCGGGGCTGGGTGTCGCCCTCGATCCGCGACATCAGCGCGTCGATCGTGGCATCGACCATGCGGTTGACCGGCTGGCGGATCGTGGTCAGGGCGTATGACGGCCAGGCCGCGATGGGCACGTCGTCATAGCCCACCACCGACACGTCGCCCGGCACCGACAGGCCAAGTTCGTGGCGCAGCACGTCCATCACCGCGAAGGCCATGTGATCGTTGCCCACGAACACGGCGTCGGGCCGGTCGGGGCGTCCGAACAGGTCGCGCGTCAGGCTGGCGGCGGTGTCGCGGTCATACATGCCGTCCACCACCGCCACCGGCTCGCGCCCGTGATCCTTCAGCCCCGCGATCAGCCCCGCCGTCCGGTCCCGTCCGGTCGAGGATTCCTGCCAGCCGGCGATATGGGCGATGCGGTCATGGCCGCCGGCGACCAGGAAATTGGCCACCGCCCGCCCGCCGCCGATGTTGTCGGACGTCACGGTCGTCAGGCGCGGATCGTCCTGCCCGCGATTGAACAGCACGATGGGGATGCCGGCCGAGACGCACAGCCCCGTCAGTTCGTTGGACATAGAGACCGAGGCGGTCACGATCCCCTCGACCTGGTAATCCATCAGTTCCTGCACGATGGTGCCGATCTCGCGGCTGCGCTGCGGCACCATGAAAAGCAGGATGTGATAGCCCCGCGCCTGCAGCGCGTAGGACAGTTTTTCCAGGGCCAGCGGATAGAACTGGTTGTCCAGATAGGCGACCATCAGGCCGACGATGCGGCTTTTGCCGGTGATCATGGCCCGCGCGATGGGGTTGGGGCGATAGCCCAGCTCGGCCGCGGCCTTCAGCACCTTGGCCCTGACGGACGCCGAGGCCGAGGCGCCGGGCGTGAACACCCGGCTGACGGCGGACTGGCTGACCCCCGCATGCCGCGCCACATCGACCGAGGTGACTTTTTCCCTGCTCATTCCGCCGTCCAGCCTCCATCCACCATCAGCGCCGTGCCGGTGACAAGGGAAGCTGCGTCGGATGCCAGAAAGACCACCGCGCCCATCAGATCCTCGACCTCGCCCACGCGACCCAGCTTGATCTTGTCCTCGATCCAGGCGCGGCGTTCGGGATTGGCGAAGGTGCTTTTGGTCAGGGCGGTGCGGATGAAGGTCGGGCAGATCGTGTTGACGCGGATGCCCTGCCGGCCCCATTCGACGGCCATCGCCTTGGTGAAACCGTCCACGGCATGTTTCGTGGCGCAATAGACCGCGCGGTCGATGCCGCCGACATGTGCCATCTGGGACGAGATGTTGATCAGGCTGCCGGGGCGTTTCGCCGCGATCAGCCCGGCCGCGACGGCGCGGGTCAGGAAATACGCGCCCTTCAGGTTCAGATCGCTGACAGCGTCGAAATCGGCTTCGGTCGTGTCCAGCGCCGGGCCGTGGCGGGCCAGCCCGGCCGAGTTCACCAGGATGTCGAACGGGCCTTCGCGGGCGATGGCGGATTCGGTCGCGGCGATGTCGGCCACGTTCAAGGGCAGCACAGCGGCCGTCATCCCCTCGGCCGCCATCTGCCGGGCGAGGTCGTCAAGCTTGTCCTTGCTGCGCGCGGCCAGCGTGACCTGCGCCCCGGCGCCCGCCAGGGCAACCGCGCAGGCCAGCCCGATTCCCGAGGACGCCCCGGTGACCAGCGCGTGCCGGCCATCCAGCCGAAAGGAGGGTGTGCGGGGTAAACTCATGCATTGGCCTTTCCGGTCAAGGTGTCGAAACCGGGCCGCGCCTTGTTGAATTCGCGCATCCGGCCCAGCACATCGACACCGATCTGGTCATACATGTCCAGCAGGTCGACCAGCACCCAGTTTTCCCGGATCAGGCCGTTTTCCAGACGCCAGAAATCGAGACTGCGCAGGGTGACGCGCCTGTTCGCCGGCGGAATCCCCAGCCAGCCGCCATGGCTGATGGTCTGGATCATGTTCGGCCAGCCGGTGACGGCGGCATAGTTGCGGTCGCCGAAAAAGTGGTGACTGATGCCCTGCCGATGCTGCCCCCGATCCGGCATGGCGGCCAGGAACGGAATCTGGTGCCAGTTGCGGAAGCCGTCGATCCCGCGCGCCGTGCCGATGCCGGCCGGGCCATACCAGGTCATCCGGGGATGCCAGAAGCGGCCCATCTGCATCACCTCGGGACCGCCCTGCGCGGGGTGGCGGCCAAGGGCTGCCAGCATGTCGATGATGTGCCGGCAGGTGGCGGTTCCCTGCGCCTTGTCCCACGGTCCCGGCACGATGCCGTCCTGCGTCGCCGGGCCGGGTATATGAAATTCACGCCCCAGCGAGGGCGTCATCGGCCATGCGCCCGCCTGCATCATCACCTCGGGAATATCCCACAATCCCTGAAACTCGACCACGCGCCTGTCTTCGACGCGGAAGAATTCGTGGAACCGCATATGGACCAGATGGCCGGTCGGCGGGATGTCCAGCCACGGTGCGGCGAAAATGCCGTAATAATGGCCGCAGCAGCCGACCCAGTCCGCCCCTTCCGGCGTCGGCCCGGCCATTACGATGACGTCGCGGCGTTCCAGATCGGGAATGGCCGCGAACAGAGGCGCATAGGCGCGGTCATAGAACGCGCCCGGCCCGGCCATGTCGCCGAAAGGGAAAGCCAGCCGGATCACGGCGTCGGGGGTGAACAGGTCGTCCAGCGCGGCGCGGACCCCCGCCTCGTCGAAATCATGCATCGCCGCGCGCAGTGGTGCTATGCGCGCCTTGTGGGCGCTGTGGCGGTCCTGTTCCATGTCCTTCATGCCCCGGCCCCGTCGGGCCGCGGGGGCGTGCGTTCGCCGCGGTCGAACGCCTCCCACCCATAGCCGTCGAACACGTCGATGCCAAGCTGGGCCAGCACAAGCGGGAAATCGACCATTACCCAATTGTCCACGATCTTGCCGTCCGCGACCTTCCAGAAATCCATGTAGCGGATCTGCACCCGCTTGCCGGTGGGCGCGACACCCATGAATTCGCCCGAATGCGTGGCCTCTTGCCGGCCGAACGCGGCGGCCCATTCGCCCATGTAAAGCCGCGCCTCGTCGATGCAGATCTTGTCTGAGAAGGCGGCCTGGAAGGGGCGCTGCCAGTTGTCTTGGAACTGCTGCAACCCGATCTTGGTGCCGCAGCCCTGATTGCCGATCCAGCGAAAGCCCTGGGCGAAGAACTGGCCGATATCGTCGATGCGATGGTCGTTCAGCCCGTCCACCATCGATTCGATCATGGCGCGGGTGTCGTCGGTCTTGCCAAGGTCGGTATCGCGGCTGCGCGCCGCCTGTTCGGGTCTGGACCCTTTCATGATGTGTCGTCCTTGTGGAGTGTCGGGATAGCGGCGGCGGGGATGACCCCCGCCCGCAGGAAATCCCGAGGCATCCGGTTCAGGGCCGGGTGGCGCCGGCGCGCCCCGCGTCGCATCCTTCGTCCCATCAGCCCTTCACCGCCCCCGCCGTCAGGCCCGACACGATCTGGCGCTGGAACACCATGACCAGCAGGAACAGGGGCGCCGTGATCGACACGGCGGCCGCCACCGCCTCGACCTGGTCGGTGGTGGTCGTTTCGCGGTTGAAATAGCTGGCGATGGCCGGGACCATGGTCTGGTTCTGCGCGTCCAGCAGCAGCGAGGCCACGAGAAAGTCGTTATAGGCCAGAAGAAAGCTGAACAGGCCGGTGGTGATGACGCCCGGCCACATCACCGGCATGATGACGCGCCGGAACGCCTGGAAATGCGAACAGCCATCGACGCGCGCGGCCTCGTCCAACTCGGTCGGGATGTTCTGGAAGAACGAGCGCAGCATCCAGATCGTGAAGGGCTGGTTGATGGCGACCAGCACCGCGATCACCGCATAGGGCTGGCCGTAAAGGGTGGGCGCGGCGTCGCCCAGGATCGGGCGCAGGATCTCGGACGAGTTGATGAAGACCGGCAGATAGCCTGCGACCAGCACCGAATGCGGCAGCGCGCGAAAGATCAGCGCGACGATCAGCAGCCAGAAGGCCAGACCCGTGCCGGCCCGCGCCAGCGCGTAGCCGGCCAGCGTGCCGACGGTCAGGGACACCGTCACGACGCCGCCGGTGACGATCATCGAGTTGATGAAGTTGCGATAGAACTGGTTGTCCACCCAGACCGACTTGTAATGCTGGGTGGTCAGCCCGATGATCGGATCGCCCAGCGGGCCGGCAATGGCGTTCAGCCCCGACAGCAGCACCGGCAGCAGCACGAAGAACACCAGGATGAACGTCACCGCATAGCCAAGCGCGGCGACGATCCAGCCCATCACCACGGTGCCCGGCTGGGTGAAGCGGTTGACCATCTGCGGCAGGCCGTTGAAGGCGAAGCGGATCGACAGCCACAGGACCAGCAGCCCCAGAACGATGTCGATCACCGACAGCCCGTGCCCCTCGGCCCGCGTCTGCGGTCCGAAGATCACGTGCATCGGGTTCGAGGCGAAGGCATCGACGGGGGACTTGAAGCTCATCACCGCGATCCAGAAGATCGGGAAGGCCGCAAGGATGCACCACAGCGTCAGAAACCCGGCCGAGGTCAGCCGCAGGCTGGCCGGCTGTCGAAGTGCCTTGGCATTGGCCATGTCAGTGGCTCCCCTTGTGTTCGCGCCAGGTGCGGCGCAGCGGCCAGATCAGCAGGATCACGATCCCCACCATCGTCAGCATCGCCGAGGCCGAGGCGCGGCTGATCGCGCGGTTGCCGGCCTGATCGGGCGACAGCAGGTCATAGGTCAGCCATTGCAGCGAGATGACGTAGCTTTGCGACGAAAAGGCGATGATCTCCTCGAACACGCGATAGCAGTCCATCAGATGGATCAGCGCGATGAAGATGATCAGCGGCATCAGATGCGGCACGATGACATAGCGCAGCCGTTCCCACCGGTTCGCGCCGTCGATGATGGCCGATTCCAGCGTGTCCTGGTTCACCGTCTGAAGGCCGGCGTAGAAGATGACGAAGGCGAAGGGCGCGACGTGCCAGACGCGATAGATGATCATCATCAGTTCCAGCGTCCATGCCTGCGAGAACATCGAGATGTTCCGGGCCAGCAGCCATTCCAGACCCGAGGTCAGGATGCCGTCGCCGATGAACAGCCATCTGATGGACAGCCCGCCGATGATGGGCGTGATGATGAAGGGCAGCAGCGAGATGAAGATCACCGGCCCGCGCAACGAATGCACGGCGTTGTTCACCGCCAGCGCGATGGACAGGCCCAGCACGATCACCATGGGCAGCGTGATCAGCGTGAAGAACAGCGTGAAGCGCAGCGCCCGCCAGAAGTCGATGGTCATCAGCTGGTCCCAGCTTCCGGCGGCCAGCGCGGCCCGGACCCGGTCGGGCTGGATCAGGTTGCGATAGCTTTGCAGACCGACGAACTGCGTCTGGGTGACGACGTCGCCGCCTTCGTCCAGCATCGGGCGGCTGCTTGTGCGGGTGGTGCAGACGGGCTGGGGAAAGCCGGGTGTGCAGCTTTCGACCTCGATCCGTTCATAGACTGGCTGGGTGACATAGAAGCTCTGGATGAGGACGCTGACCAGCGGCACCGCGATGAACAGGATCATCATGAATAGCGACGGCGCGACGAAGGCTGCGAAGGTCCGGAATTTCATGCGGGGCCCCTTTTCGGTGGCGGGCGGGTGATGGCGCCGGGACGGCCTGATGCCGCCCGGCGGCGCATTCCTATTGAATCAGCCCGGCTTCCCTGGCCGAGGTGACATAGGCGTCCTCGATATCGGCCAGCGTGGTTTCAGCATCCTTGGCGCCGGTCAGATAATCGCTGGTCCCGTTGCCAAGCGCCGTGTGCATCAGCCCCATCGCCACGGTCGAGGGATAGGCGCGGGCGGGCGGCTGCGCGTTCAGCGTCTCGATCGCGCCCTTGGCCAGCCGCGTCGGCTCGTATCCCGGCACCAGCCAGATCGCCGCGTCGTTGTTGGCCTGGACCATGTCGGTGTCCAGCCCCTCGACGATCAGCTGGAAGGCGGCCTCGGCCTCTTCGTCGCTGATGTTTTTGGCGATCACCAGCCCGTCCCACCAGATCGTGGTGGCGGGCGGTCCGTCGGGGACCGCGCGCGGTGCGGCGGCGGTTTCGACCAGACCCACGACCTGGCTTTCGCCCTCGGCACCCGACGCGCCGGCGCGGCTGGCCCAGAAATTCGCCATGGCGATCTTGCCCTGCTGGAACTGCTGCTGGACATAGGTCGAATCCGACACCGTGTATTCTGGATCGAGATAGGCCGTGATCGCCTTCATCGTTTCCAGCGCCTTGACGCCCGCCTCGTTGTTGATCGTGGGCTGGTTGGCCTCGTCCACGATCTCGCCGCCATGACCGTAGAACAGGTTGATGAAATCCAGCCCCTGATCCCAGCCGGATTTCATCGTCGCGCCCAGGGGATAGTCGACGGCACCGGCCTGCTTGATGGCGTCGGCCGCCGCCAGAACCTCGTCCCAGGTTCCGGGCACGGCGATGTCCAGATCCGTCAGCACGTCGCCGCGATATTGCAGATGCTGGGTGTTCACCATCATCGCGATCGCCATGATCTTGCCGTCGATGCGGATCAGCTGGTTGGGCGACAGGTCCTGTCCGTATTTGGCGACCAGATCGTCCAGCGGCCGGATGGTCGCGTCGTTGATCAGCGGGGTGATCGTGCCGTTCGACACGCCGCCCAGCTGATACAGCGGCGGCTTGGCCGCGAAGGCGGCCGGTTGCTTGGTGCGGAATTCCTGGTCCAGTTCTGCCTTGAAGTTGCCGCATTCGGCCATGGCGTCGGCCACGGCCTTCCACGCCTCGAACGCGGCGGCCAGCAGGCTGATCTGGGTCTTGTTGTCATAGGCGCACGCCGCCGAGGCAGCCGTGCCCGTCAGCGCGACCGCGCCGGCAAGTGCCAGTGTCTTCAACATCGTCGTCTTCTCCCTGTGTTGCGATGATGCGGTCCGTGTCGCCGCATCTTTTCCGTTCACCCAGAGGCCGGGGACCCTACGCAATGCGCTCTCCGGTCCCGGCGTCGAACAGATGGCAGATGTTTGTCGGGACCGAGAACGACACCCTGTCGCCGATCTCGGCGCGGAATTCCTTGCCCGCCTTCACCGAGACCATCTCGCGGCCGGCACGAACCGCCAGCATCGTGGCGTCGCCCAGCAGCTCGATCGTGTAGAGCCGGCCGTTGATCTGGGCCGGCACATCGGACAGCGCCGCATCCTCGGCCCGGAAACCCAGCACCACCTCGCCGTCGGGCGCGTCCAGTCCGCCGATCTCGACATTGTGGCCGGCGAAGGTGCCGTGCGTGATCCGCCCCGTGATCAGGTTCATCGCCGGCGATCCGATGAAGCTGGCCACGAAGGTGTTGGCGGGCCGGTCATAGATCTCGGTGGGCGAGCCGACCTGCTGGACGACCCCCTTCTTCATCACCACCACCCGGTCTGCCAGCGTCATCGCCTCGACCTGGTCATGGGTCACGTAGACGGTCGTCACCTGCAATTCGTGGCTGAGATTCTTGATCTGCGCGCGGGTCGAGACGCGCAGCTTGGCATCCAGATTCGACAGCGGCTCGTCCATCAGGAACACGTTCGGCTCGCGCACGATGGCGCGGGCCAAAGCGACCCGCTGGCGCTGGCCGCCCGACAGTTCGGCCGGCTTGCGGTGCAGGAAATCCTCGAGCTCGACCATGCGCGCGGCCCGCATCACCCGTTCGTCATGCGTGGCCGGATCGACCTTCCGCACCTTCAGCGGAAAGCGGATATTCTCGTAGACGTCGATATGCGGATAGAGACCGTAGGACTGGAACACCATCGCCACGTCGCGGTCCTTGGGGTCCAGATTGTTGACCCGCTTGCCGTCGATGATGATGTCGCCCTCGGTCGCATCCTCCAGCCCGGCGATCATGCGCATGGTGGTGGTCTTGCCGCAGCCCGAAGGCCCCAGCAGGACCAGGAATTCGCGGTCGGCGATGGTCAGGTCGAAATTGGCGACCCCCACGAAACTGCCCCACCGTTTCGAGATGTTGCGAAGCTGGATTTCCGCCATGGATTCCCCTTGATGCGCCACGTCACGTTTGCATTCGTATTCAACAGATGTGACGCAGTCGGCGATTCGGATCAATAGAAAACGCACTCTCGTTGCGGTGAGAAAGTGGCGGCCAAGGGTCGGGAACCGGGAATCCGTGTGCGATCAGCGCCCGTTCCCGCCTCTGGTGACGCGCAGGCTGGATCGCTTTGCCGCGCGGGGATCGTCACTTTTCCGGGGGCTTATCGCCCGCTCAGCGACTGCATCCTGTCCAGCACATCCAGCCCCTGTTGCTTCCAGAAATGCAGCAGGTCGATGAAGATCCAGTTCTCGCTCAGCTTGTCGCCGTCGCGCCGATACATGTCGATGACGCGCATGTCGCCCGGCCGGTCGCTGCCCGGCATGCCCATGAAGCCGCCGGTCGGGGTCAGGGTCAGGTTCGGCCAGCCGAAGAACCCGCCGAACCTGCCCTCTGCCATGCGACACAGATGGCCATTGAACCTTCGGTCGCGAAAGGCGGCGCGGAACGGACCGCTGTGCTGTTCCGCATACCGTTCCAGGGTATATGTGGCGCCGATCCCTTCGGGACCCCACCAGATCATGTCCTCGTTCCACGAGCGGCGCAATTCGTCGACCAGCGCGATCTCATCCGGATTCTTCCACGTCGCCACGTCGTTCAGCATGAAGTCGATGGCGGCCAGTGTGCGCCGCCCCTCATCCGGCGGCTGTTCGTCGAACAGCAGCCCGTCATGGGTCATCGGGCCCGGCTGGACCAGATGCGCCGCCGTCTGCGGAGGAAAAGGGTGCAGCCCGGCCTGCACCATCAGATGCGGGATGTCGAAGAACATCGCGGTCTCGACGATCCGGTCCCCCTCGATCTTGTGAAACGCGGCATAGCGCAGCATGGCGATCCGGCGCGTGGGCGGAATGCCAAGCCAGGGCCGGTCGAACAGCCCCATCAGATGCCCCATCGAGGCAACCCAGACCGACTGGAACCCGTCGATTTCATTCCGCCCGGCGAAGAACAGGTCCATCCGCCGCTGCATGTGCCGCAGCGCGGATTTCAGCGGTGTCCAGAACTGATCGGCGACAGCGCGCGGCCCGGTCAGTTCGTTGAAGGGATGAAAGCCGCGCCACACAAGATCCTCGGCGCAGAACCGCACCATGGCATCGGCCAGTTGGGGGCCGTCAGCCTTGTCCAGAGCCGCGTAGTAGTGGCGGATCAGACGCTTTGCCCGCGCAATTGCGTCCGCTGCCGACTCGGAATTATCCACGCTCTTCTCTCCAATGACGCTTTTATCCGTGTGCATACGTTTTCAGGAAATAGCGCGAGAGCGCGTAGTCAGCAAGGGACGATGAGTTCGCGTTGAACTGACTCGGGATTTTTCGTAAGGCTCGGAATGTCCGGGCCAGCATCCGCGCGCG is part of the Paracoccus stylophorae genome and encodes:
- a CDS encoding alpha/beta fold hydrolase codes for the protein MTPLVLLPGMMCDARLFAPQIAAFGGARAVHLAPITNHDTTLALAAEVLAHAPPRFALAGLSMGGIVAMEVLAQAPDRIAALALLDTNPRAELAQVKAGRGPQMDLVQAGRLREVMAGQMIPNYLPEGVEDAAIRDLCLQMAMDLGPDVFLRQSRALRDRPDRQDVLRGVRVPTLILCGQQDRLCPVERHQLMHELIPGSRLVVLEDAGHLPVLEKPDETNAALARWLEET
- a CDS encoding nuclear transport factor 2 family protein → MKDFDPKWKDFPGYIIGITKEIWEDRGIATLDHYYGENMPVRSPASIVVGNRNVVAATMATLAEFPDRTLLAEDVIWCEGNDDGLLSSHRLRSTATHARPGVYGQPTGKRLIYRIIADCFAQANRITDEWLIRDQGAIVRQLGWQPKDFARDLIAREGGPENCVQPYLPENDVAGPYTGTGNDNEWGARYADILSRIMRADFTVIPAEYDRAVIGEYPGGATMHSHGGVDEFWLGLRASFPHADFTIHHTIGRDDPLMPPRAAIRWSLDGTHDGWGAFGVPTGKRVHIMGMAHAEFGPWGLRREYVLYDEVAIWKQILMQTGEV
- a CDS encoding LacI family DNA-binding transcriptional regulator; this encodes MSREKVTSVDVARHAGVSQSAVSRVFTPGASASASVRAKVLKAAAELGYRPNPIARAMITGKSRIVGLMVAYLDNQFYPLALEKLSYALQARGYHILLFMVPQRSREIGTIVQELMDYQVEGIVTASVSMSNELTGLCVSAGIPIVLFNRGQDDPRLTTVTSDNIGGGRAVANFLVAGGHDRIAHIAGWQESSTGRDRTAGLIAGLKDHGREPVAVVDGMYDRDTAASLTRDLFGRPDRPDAVFVGNDHMAFAVMDVLRHELGLSVPGDVSVVGYDDVPIAAWPSYALTTIRQPVNRMVDATIDALMSRIEGDTQPRKFHIAGSLMIRGSARTPKV
- a CDS encoding SDR family NAD(P)-dependent oxidoreductase, with the protein product MSLPRTPSFRLDGRHALVTGASSGIGLACAVALAGAGAQVTLAARSKDKLDDLARQMAAEGMTAAVLPLNVADIAATESAIAREGPFDILVNSAGLARHGPALDTTEADFDAVSDLNLKGAYFLTRAVAAGLIAAKRPGSLINISSQMAHVGGIDRAVYCATKHAVDGFTKAMAVEWGRQGIRVNTICPTFIRTALTKSTFANPERRAWIEDKIKLGRVGEVEDLMGAVVFLASDAASLVTGTALMVDGGWTAE
- a CDS encoding ester cyclase yields the protein MKDMEQDRHSAHKARIAPLRAAMHDFDEAGVRAALDDLFTPDAVIRLAFPFGDMAGPGAFYDRAYAPLFAAIPDLERRDVIVMAGPTPEGADWVGCCGHYYGIFAAPWLDIPPTGHLVHMRFHEFFRVEDRRVVEFQGLWDIPEVMMQAGAWPMTPSLGREFHIPGPATQDGIVPGPWDKAQGTATCRHIIDMLAALGRHPAQGGPEVMQMGRFWHPRMTWYGPAGIGTARGIDGFRNWHQIPFLAAMPDRGQHRQGISHHFFGDRNYAAVTGWPNMIQTISHGGWLGIPPANRRVTLRSLDFWRLENGLIRENWVLVDLLDMYDQIGVDVLGRMREFNKARPGFDTLTGKANA
- a CDS encoding ester cyclase, producing MKGSRPEQAARSRDTDLGKTDDTRAMIESMVDGLNDHRIDDIGQFFAQGFRWIGNQGCGTKIGLQQFQDNWQRPFQAAFSDKICIDEARLYMGEWAAAFGRQEATHSGEFMGVAPTGKRVQIRYMDFWKVADGKIVDNWVMVDFPLVLAQLGIDVFDGYGWEAFDRGERTPPRPDGAGA
- a CDS encoding carbohydrate ABC transporter permease → MANAKALRQPASLRLTSAGFLTLWCILAAFPIFWIAVMSFKSPVDAFASNPMHVIFGPQTRAEGHGLSVIDIVLGLLVLWLSIRFAFNGLPQMVNRFTQPGTVVMGWIVAALGYAVTFILVFFVLLPVLLSGLNAIAGPLGDPIIGLTTQHYKSVWVDNQFYRNFINSMIVTGGVVTVSLTVGTLAGYALARAGTGLAFWLLIVALIFRALPHSVLVAGYLPVFINSSEILRPILGDAAPTLYGQPYAVIAVLVAINQPFTIWMLRSFFQNIPTELDEAARVDGCSHFQAFRRVIMPVMWPGVITTGLFSFLLAYNDFLVASLLLDAQNQTMVPAIASYFNRETTTTDQVEAVAAAVSITAPLFLLVMVFQRQIVSGLTAGAVKG
- a CDS encoding carbohydrate ABC transporter permease; its protein translation is MKFRTFAAFVAPSLFMMILFIAVPLVSVLIQSFYVTQPVYERIEVESCTPGFPQPVCTTRTSSRPMLDEGGDVVTQTQFVGLQSYRNLIQPDRVRAALAAGSWDQLMTIDFWRALRFTLFFTLITLPMVIVLGLSIALAVNNAVHSLRGPVIFISLLPFIITPIIGGLSIRWLFIGDGILTSGLEWLLARNISMFSQAWTLELMMIIYRVWHVAPFAFVIFYAGLQTVNQDTLESAIIDGANRWERLRYVIVPHLMPLIIFIALIHLMDCYRVFEEIIAFSSQSYVISLQWLTYDLLSPDQAGNRAISRASASAMLTMVGIVILLIWPLRRTWREHKGSH
- a CDS encoding ABC transporter substrate-binding protein, with amino-acid sequence MLKTLALAGAVALTGTAASAACAYDNKTQISLLAAAFEAWKAVADAMAECGNFKAELDQEFRTKQPAAFAAKPPLYQLGGVSNGTITPLINDATIRPLDDLVAKYGQDLSPNQLIRIDGKIMAIAMMVNTQHLQYRGDVLTDLDIAVPGTWDEVLAAADAIKQAGAVDYPLGATMKSGWDQGLDFINLFYGHGGEIVDEANQPTINNEAGVKALETMKAITAYLDPEYTVSDSTYVQQQFQQGKIAMANFWASRAGASGAEGESQVVGLVETAAAPRAVPDGPPATTIWWDGLVIAKNISDEEAEAAFQLIVEGLDTDMVQANNDAAIWLVPGYEPTRLAKGAIETLNAQPPARAYPSTVAMGLMHTALGNGTSDYLTGAKDAETTLADIEDAYVTSAREAGLIQ
- a CDS encoding ABC transporter ATP-binding protein → MAEIQLRNISKRWGSFVGVANFDLTIADREFLVLLGPSGCGKTTTMRMIAGLEDATEGDIIIDGKRVNNLDPKDRDVAMVFQSYGLYPHIDVYENIRFPLKVRKVDPATHDERVMRAARMVELEDFLHRKPAELSGGQRQRVALARAIVREPNVFLMDEPLSNLDAKLRVSTRAQIKNLSHELQVTTVYVTHDQVEAMTLADRVVVMKKGVVQQVGSPTEIYDRPANTFVASFIGSPAMNLITGRITHGTFAGHNVEIGGLDAPDGEVVLGFRAEDAALSDVPAQINGRLYTIELLGDATMLAVRAGREMVSVKAGKEFRAEIGDRVSFSVPTNICHLFDAGTGERIA
- a CDS encoding nuclear transport factor 2 family protein, with protein sequence MDNSESAADAIARAKRLIRHYYAALDKADGPQLADAMVRFCAEDLVWRGFHPFNELTGPRAVADQFWTPLKSALRHMQRRMDLFFAGRNEIDGFQSVWVASMGHLMGLFDRPWLGIPPTRRIAMLRYAAFHKIEGDRIVETAMFFDIPHLMVQAGLHPFPPQTAAHLVQPGPMTHDGLLFDEQPPDEGRRTLAAIDFMLNDVATWKNPDEIALVDELRRSWNEDMIWWGPEGIGATYTLERYAEQHSGPFRAAFRDRRFNGHLCRMAEGRFGGFFGWPNLTLTPTGGFMGMPGSDRPGDMRVIDMYRRDGDKLSENWIFIDLLHFWKQQGLDVLDRMQSLSGR